The DNA region cctaattcattctatgaagccataattacattGATAACTAAGCCACACAAGTACCCTACCAAAAATGAGAATTTCACACCAATCTTGCTTacgaatatcaatgcaaaaatgttcaataaaattcttgcaattaAAATCCAACAATACATCAAAACCATCCTTCAGCATGATTAattagacttcatcccagggatgccagGTTGGATTAATACTTGAAAATCTATTAAcaaaatccaccatataaacaaatgaaaataaagatcaaATAATCATCTACTTAATTGCAGataaagaatttgacaaaatacaatacctcTCCATGTTATAAGTATTGGatatatcaggaattcaagacccatacctgaatataataaaagcaatttaccaCAAACCAAGAgccaatattaaataaaatggagaTATATTTGatgtaatcccactaaaatcagacagAAGACAAGGATGCCCGCTCTcatcatatctattcaatatagtacttgaagtgctagctagagtAATAACACAACAAAAATACATCAAGTGGATTCAAATTAGCAAAGAATTGAAAATATCACTGTTTAGAGAAGATATGATAGTCTACATAAATGACCCCTAAAAATTTACCTGAGAACTTGTCCAGATAGGAAACATCTTCATCAAAATGggcagatataaaattaactcaaataaatcagtaatcttcctttatacaaatgataaacaggctcaaaaagaaattaagtaaataacttcctttacaatagccacagataatataaaatactgtgGGGTAAGTCTAACCAAATactaaaagatctgtatgacaataacttcaagtcactcaagaaagaaatcaaagaagatctcagaaaatggagcgatctcccatgttcatggattgacagaattaacgtcgtaaaaatggccatcctaccaaaccaatctacagattcaatgcaaaccccatcaaaatgccaacactattcttcaaagacatggaaaggacaattctcaaattcatctgggaaggcaaaaaaaatagcaaaaacaattcttaacaataaaagaacagctggggaaaacaccacccctgacctcaagctgtactataggtcaatagtgataaaaactgcatgatagtGATACATAGACAGACAAGTTGATAAagggaatagaagtgaagaccaagaaataaaaccacacagcTATGCACATTTGATCggtgacaaagaagccaaaaacatccgatggatgaaggaaagtatcttcaataaatggtgctggtctaactggttgtctgtatgtagaaaaatgaaaatagatccatatttgtcaccatgcacaaagctcaagagaagtggatcaaggacttcaacataaaaccagatacattaaatctaatagagtgaaagtaggaaagagcctcaaactcattttcATAgggaggaaatttcctaaacagaaggagctgaaggggcttgcaacccaataagaacaacaataccaaccaaccagggctcccaggaactaaactactatacaaagactacacatgaaccCACAACACCAGCTGCATATTAGCAAAGCAAGACcattttgggcaccaatgggaggtaGAAGAATATtggggggggtggttggggaggggaaacacccttatcgAAGAAGGGGtgagggataggatagggggtttatggctggaaaactgggaaaggaaataacatttgaaatgtaaattaaatatatccaataataataataaaaagaagtcCAAAGGCTCATggcctaagatcaaaaattgataaatggcaCCTCGTGAAACtagaaagtttctgtaaggcaaaggatatagtcaatacacaaatcagcatcctacataTTGGGAAACAattttcactaaccctacatctgatagtgggctaatatccaaaaatgtATACAGaacacaagaagctaaccaccaaaaaaccaaataacaattaaaaaatatgtatagaACTAAAACATATAGAGAATTCACAATAAAGGAACTtagaatggctgaaaagcacctaaaaatgttgaAAGACCTTAGTGGTAAGAGAAGTGaatatcaaaacaaacctgagattacaccttacaagtgagaatggctaagatccaaacctcaggtgacaatgtggaaaggatgtggagaaagaggaacagttctGCATTGCTGGTATGATTGCAAattgatacaaccactctggaaatcattttggAGGAAAAGGGAATGCAGATGGGGGGGAGACTCAAACATGATCTAGTATTGGGTGGGGTAAAAGGACTGAAGCTCTCAGGGCCagcagaaataatggaaacaggCTACCTCACGAGCAAAGAGATTGAGAGGATGCCCTAGAATGTACCACAGACTTGGGAAGTGAGagatcctcaggactcaaaggggctGACcatagataaaatgccctacagtgtggagagggaacttattgaacccacctccagtagaaagttGCAGCATCGAGTGAGGGATGAGATTGTTATCCCTTCAAAGCTCAGAccttcttgtctgaaagaacttcaggaatgaaattggagaagagcctgaggaaagaaGATGTAGTGaagtccaaagtgggatccaccTCAAGGGTTGGCTCCAACACCTGACATCATTGAAGCCATGGGGCATTCACataaagggacctatcatggttaccctccaaaagactcaacaaacaGTTGAAAGATTCGGATGCAGATATGCACACCAACCAGTGaaaagaagctgctgacccctctggctgaattaggagaaaagatggaggaagctgaggactagcagtctcaatttCCCTGAACCCCCAAGATCTCTGACACTGGATCACCACCAGACcccatacaccagctgagatgaggcccccgaCACATACACAACAGATGACTGCTGGGTCTgcgttcagtcagagaagatgccccTACATCTCAAGAGACTGCAGGCaccaggaaatttagaggtctgcTGGCGTaggtgaggtggggacatccttctGGCGATATAGGATGAAGGAGGTATgagatgtagaacagtcagagggtggaccgggagTGGAATAAAATctaaagtgtaaaaataaatgaataaaaatttaaaaaataaataaacaaggaaaaagaaCTATGAAATAATGACAAGTGGagtcaaataaatatttctatgtaTTTCTAATTACTTTGCTGTGACAAATAATCTCCACATGACTTCTGTTtacatgaatttttttctttcaaatattttcttcaacGCAATACTGACATCCTTATTCCTCAGGCTATAGATCAAGGGGTTCAGCATCGGTACAATAGTAGTATAAAACACAGATGACAATTTCACTTGGTTCATAGAATTCAATGAAGAGGGATGTAAGTACGTGAATGCACCAGAAACATAGAATATACCAACAGCAGAGATGTGAGAACTGCAAGTTCTAAAAGCTTTGAACTTCCCCTCGCTGGAGTGAATGTAGAGGATGGTGGCAATAATGAAGACATAAGAAGTAATGATGGTCATCACTGGGATAAAGAGGTTTAGTGTACCAAAAAATAGAATCAATGCTTGATTGATATAGGTACTAGAGGATGCAAGTTTCAAGAGGGGAAGAAGATCACAGAAATAGTGGTCAATCACATCAAATTGGCAGAACTGAATCCTACCCATAAAGCCAGTCTTTACAGATGcacaaaaaacagcaaaaatataTACCCCTGAAATAAGAGAACAGTGCTTCTCATCGGTCATGGTTACATTGTAAAGCAATGGGTTACAGATGGCAACATAGCGGTCATAAGCCATTGCAGCTAACGTGTAGCACTCTGCAATACCAAAAGTTAGGAAGAAGTAGAGCTGAACCATGCAGGCAGGGTAGGAGATGAGtttcttctttgtcaaaaagCTCACCAGCATTTT from Rattus norvegicus strain BN/NHsdMcwi chromosome 8, GRCr8, whole genome shotgun sequence includes:
- the Or8g18e gene encoding olfactory receptor Olr1288 translates to MEDIAAGNHCTVTEFFLAGLSEKPELQLPLFLFFTGIYLITVAGNLGMITLIGLSSHLHTPMYYFLSSLSFIDFCQSTVVVPKMLVSFLTKKKLISYPACMVQLYFFLTFGIAECYTLAAMAYDRYVAICNPLLYNVTMTDEKHCSLISGVYIFAVFCASVKTGFMGRIQFCQFDVIDHYFCDLLPLLKLASSSTYINQALILFFGTLNLFIPVMTIITSYVFIIATILYIHSSEGKFKAFRTCSSHISAVGIFYVSGAFTYLHPSSLNSMNQVKLSSVFYTTIVPMLNPLIYSLRNKDVSIALKKIFERKKFM